The following proteins are encoded in a genomic region of Thioclava nitratireducens:
- a CDS encoding FUSC family protein: MTSSTLAYAARLFLAATLALTVARLLGLTNVYWAAMPVWVVIQPHREDMALRAVLRVVGTLVGAAIGIAALRWLPVPGIALTVALTAAVGVGIAYRIGTHWAYGFTLMAITVGVVVMPALGMGAEAIPLALDRVACTLLGVISVTAVNWLFTPARRAPMPPRPNPHFIQQLWLRMAAVAALTGAATLIDAHFTHPAATAAALSVIVFSSVLGSMPNPRPAVRFLVPGVALGVLAAVAYRGLTHLSGGDQTEFLILAFAFIAGGALLRAHPRTTLLGIDINMCFLLAGEVGAPGHSLQVTAAGAAAMFTGSVVIATLMFYLSRLHPPAATA; the protein is encoded by the coding sequence TTGACCAGCTCCACCCTTGCCTATGCCGCCCGGCTGTTCCTCGCCGCGACGCTCGCCCTGACCGTTGCGCGGTTGCTCGGGCTGACCAACGTCTACTGGGCGGCGATGCCGGTCTGGGTGGTAATCCAGCCCCATCGCGAAGACATGGCGCTGCGCGCGGTGCTGCGGGTTGTGGGCACCTTGGTGGGGGCAGCAATCGGGATCGCCGCGCTCCGCTGGCTGCCAGTGCCGGGAATCGCGCTGACCGTGGCGCTGACGGCGGCCGTGGGCGTGGGGATCGCCTACCGGATCGGGACGCATTGGGCCTATGGCTTCACGCTGATGGCGATCACGGTCGGCGTTGTGGTGATGCCCGCGCTCGGCATGGGGGCGGAGGCAATCCCGCTCGCACTCGACCGGGTCGCCTGCACGCTTCTGGGCGTCATCTCGGTGACGGCGGTGAACTGGCTCTTCACGCCCGCCCGTCGCGCGCCGATGCCGCCGCGCCCGAACCCGCATTTTATCCAGCAGCTTTGGCTGCGCATGGCGGCGGTGGCGGCGCTCACGGGCGCGGCCACGCTGATCGACGCCCATTTCACCCACCCCGCCGCGACGGCAGCTGCATTGTCGGTGATCGTCTTCTCCTCGGTGCTGGGCTCCATGCCGAATCCGCGCCCCGCCGTGCGCTTCCTGGTGCCCGGCGTCGCGCTTGGCGTCCTCGCCGCCGTCGCCTATCGCGGGCTGACCCACCTGTCGGGCGGCGATCAGACCGAGTTCCTGATACTCGCCTTCGCCTTCATCGCGGGCGGTGCGCTACTGCGCGCCCATCCCCGGACCACGCTGTTGGGGATCGACATCAACATGTGTTTCCTACTGGCCGGAGAAGTCGGCGCGCCGGGTCATTCCCTGCAAGTGACCGCCGCCGGAGCCGCCGCGATGTTCACCGGCAGCGTCGTCATCGCGACGCTCATGTTCTACCTGTCGCGGCTGCACCCGCCAGCGGCCACCGCATAA
- the purL gene encoding phosphoribosylformylglycinamidine synthase subunit PurL: protein MNEPQITPDLIAAHGLKPDEYDRILEIIGREPTFTELGIFSAMWNEHCSYKSSKKWLRTLHTKGDQVICGPGENAGVVDIGDGQAVVFKMESHNHPSYIEPHQGAATGVGGILRDVFTMGARPVAAMDSLSFGMPDHPKTSHVVKGVVEGVGSYGNCFGVPNVGGEVRFHPSYNGNCLVNAFAAGLADADKIFYSAASGIGMPVVYLGAKTGRDGVGGATMASAEFDDTIEEKRPTVQVGDPFTEKCLLEACLELMQTGAVISIQDMGAAGLTCSAVEMGDKGGLGVQLNLDAVPQREAAMTAYEMMLSESQERMLMVLNPEKEDIAREIFEKWDLDFAIVGETIAEDRFLIVHGNEVKADVPLSKLSSEAPEYDRPWVETPVATAGEALPEIGAIDALKKLIGSPNYAHKSWVYEQYDTQVMGDTVRRPGLGAGVVRVHGTDKALAFTADVTPRYVKANPFEGGKQAVAEAYRNLTAVGAKPLASTDNLNFGNPEKPEIMGQFVGAIKGIDAAVRALDMPIVSGNVSLYNETDGTGILPTPTIGAVGLLSSLDELIAGLPTAGDVAMVIGETKGHLDQSALAFEAFGIEAGDAPAVDLDVEKRNGEFLRENRALVKGASDLSDGGLALAAFEMAEEAGLGVTLEAGDIATLFGEDQGRYLVACSFDQAEALMVAARRAEVPLYTVGRFGGDTVSFGSESAPLEELSTLYRSAFKAAIDA, encoded by the coding sequence ATGAACGAGCCGCAGATCACGCCTGATCTCATCGCAGCCCATGGCCTGAAACCCGACGAGTACGACCGGATCCTCGAGATCATCGGACGCGAGCCGACTTTCACCGAACTCGGGATCTTCTCGGCGATGTGGAACGAGCATTGCTCCTACAAGTCGTCGAAGAAATGGCTGCGCACGCTGCACACCAAGGGCGATCAGGTCATCTGTGGTCCGGGCGAGAATGCGGGTGTCGTCGATATTGGCGACGGGCAGGCCGTGGTCTTCAAAATGGAGAGCCACAACCACCCCTCCTACATCGAACCGCACCAAGGCGCCGCGACTGGCGTCGGCGGCATCCTGCGCGATGTGTTCACCATGGGCGCGCGTCCGGTGGCCGCAATGGACAGCCTGAGCTTCGGTATGCCCGACCACCCGAAAACCTCCCATGTCGTCAAAGGCGTGGTCGAGGGCGTGGGCAGCTACGGTAACTGCTTCGGCGTTCCGAATGTGGGCGGCGAAGTGCGTTTCCATCCCTCCTATAACGGCAACTGCCTCGTGAACGCCTTCGCGGCGGGCTTGGCCGATGCTGACAAGATCTTCTACTCCGCCGCGTCCGGCATCGGCATGCCGGTCGTCTACCTCGGTGCGAAGACGGGTCGCGACGGCGTCGGCGGCGCGACGATGGCCTCGGCCGAGTTCGACGACACGATCGAGGAAAAGCGCCCCACCGTTCAGGTCGGCGACCCCTTCACCGAGAAATGCCTGCTGGAGGCCTGCCTCGAGCTGATGCAGACCGGCGCGGTGATCTCGATTCAGGACATGGGGGCCGCGGGCCTGACCTGTTCTGCGGTCGAGATGGGCGACAAGGGCGGCCTCGGCGTACAGCTCAACCTCGACGCGGTGCCGCAGCGCGAAGCCGCGATGACCGCCTACGAGATGATGCTGTCGGAGAGCCAGGAGCGGATGCTTATGGTCCTCAACCCCGAGAAGGAAGACATCGCCCGCGAGATCTTCGAGAAGTGGGATCTCGATTTCGCCATCGTCGGCGAGACCATCGCGGAAGACCGGTTCCTGATCGTGCATGGCAACGAGGTGAAAGCCGACGTGCCGCTGTCGAAACTGTCCTCGGAAGCGCCCGAATACGATCGTCCCTGGGTCGAGACGCCCGTCGCGACCGCGGGCGAGGCGCTGCCCGAGATCGGTGCTATCGATGCGCTCAAGAAACTGATCGGCTCGCCGAACTACGCGCACAAGTCCTGGGTCTATGAGCAATACGACACGCAGGTGATGGGCGACACGGTGCGCCGCCCGGGTCTCGGCGCAGGCGTCGTGCGCGTGCACGGCACCGACAAGGCGCTGGCCTTCACCGCCGACGTGACCCCACGCTACGTAAAGGCGAACCCGTTCGAGGGCGGCAAGCAGGCGGTGGCCGAAGCCTACCGCAACCTGACGGCCGTGGGCGCGAAACCCCTCGCCTCGACCGACAACCTGAACTTCGGCAACCCGGAGAAGCCGGAGATCATGGGCCAGTTCGTGGGTGCGATCAAAGGCATCGACGCCGCCGTGCGCGCACTCGACATGCCGATCGTGTCGGGCAACGTCTCGCTTTACAACGAGACCGACGGCACCGGCATCCTGCCAACCCCGACCATCGGCGCGGTCGGTCTGCTGAGCTCGCTCGACGAGTTGATCGCGGGCCTACCGACGGCGGGCGACGTGGCGATGGTGATCGGCGAAACCAAGGGCCATCTCGATCAATCCGCGCTCGCCTTCGAAGCCTTCGGGATCGAGGCGGGTGACGCGCCGGCAGTCGACCTCGACGTCGAGAAACGCAATGGCGAGTTCCTCCGCGAGAACCGCGCGCTGGTCAAAGGCGCAAGCGATCTCTCGGACGGAGGGCTCGCGCTCGCGGCTTTCGAGATGGCAGAGGAAGCCGGTCTGGGTGTCACGCTTGAGGCTGGCGACATCGCGACGCTCTTCGGCGAGGATCAGGGGCGTTACCTCGTGGCCTGCTCCTTCGATCAGGCCGAGGCGCTGATGGTCGCCGCCCGCCGCGCCGAGGTGCCGCTTTACACCGTGGGTCGTTTCGGCGGGGACACGGTTAGCTTCGGCTCGGAGAGCGCCCCGCTGGAGGAGCTGTCGACCCTCTATCGCAGCGCGTTCAAAGCGGCGATCGACGCCTGA
- a CDS encoding LysR family transcriptional regulator, which translates to MDWDKLRIFHAVADAGSLTHAGDALHLSQSAVSRQIRALEEALGTTLFHRHARGLILTEQGELLFEATSSMAKKLDSASARIRDSEEEVFGELRVTTTTGFGTLWLAPRLTKLYEKYPDLKIDLMLEERVLDLPMREADVAVRMKEPAQADLIRKRLLNIRMRLYATSEYLAKWGAPEKIEDLRKHRLICQTPRTPQVQAGAQLARQVLAFDQSSTLTVNNYFGVLQAVLNHIGIGILPDYLTADFNDLQRVLPDLESVEIPIFLAYPEELRSSRRVTAFRDFIQEEITNYRRFQAGDSA; encoded by the coding sequence ATGGATTGGGACAAGCTCAGAATCTTCCACGCAGTGGCCGATGCGGGGTCTTTGACTCATGCCGGCGATGCGCTGCACCTGTCTCAATCTGCCGTGAGCAGACAGATCCGGGCGCTCGAAGAGGCGCTTGGAACGACTCTGTTTCACCGTCATGCCCGCGGACTGATTCTCACCGAGCAGGGGGAGTTGCTGTTCGAGGCCACCTCCTCGATGGCGAAAAAGCTCGACAGCGCCTCCGCACGCATCCGTGACAGCGAAGAAGAAGTCTTCGGCGAGCTGCGCGTGACGACCACGACGGGCTTCGGCACGCTCTGGCTCGCGCCGCGCCTGACGAAGCTTTACGAGAAATATCCCGATCTGAAGATCGACCTCATGCTGGAGGAGCGGGTGCTCGACCTGCCGATGCGCGAGGCCGACGTCGCCGTTCGCATGAAAGAGCCCGCGCAGGCCGACCTGATCCGCAAGCGTCTGCTGAACATCCGTATGCGGCTTTACGCGACCTCCGAGTATCTCGCGAAATGGGGTGCCCCCGAGAAGATCGAAGATCTTCGCAAGCATCGCCTGATCTGCCAGACCCCGCGTACACCGCAGGTACAGGCCGGTGCCCAGCTTGCGCGGCAGGTGCTGGCCTTCGATCAAAGCTCGACGCTGACGGTGAACAACTACTTCGGCGTATTGCAGGCCGTGCTGAACCATATCGGCATCGGCATCCTCCCCGACTACCTGACCGCCGATTTCAACGATCTGCAGCGCGTGCTGCCTGATCTGGAATCGGTCGAGATTCCGATCTTCCTCGCCTACCCGGAAGAGCTGCGCTCCTCGCGCCGCGTGACCGCGTTCCGCGACTTCATTCAGGAAGAGATCACCAACTATCGGCGCTTCCAGGCAGGCGATTCAGCCTAG
- a CDS encoding indolepyruvate ferredoxin oxidoreductase family protein has translation MGRQEISLADRFDLTKSPVLLNGTQALVRLVLAQAARDKAAGLHTAGYVTGYRGSPLGAVDLQMARAKTVLEESDVRFQPGLNEDLAATALWGSQQAELRGEGKYDGVFGLWYGKGPGVDRSGDVMRHANMAGTSKHGGVLMAMGDDHTGESSTVLHQSDWAMVDAYMPVLSPAGVQEILDFGLYGYALSRFAGVWVGLKTMKDTVEATAVVDGDPFRQHFVIPEFKMPEGGLNIRLGDTPVAQEARMIDFKRYAAEAFARANRIDNRVWGKPGAKIGLVAAGKNWLDLTHALSLLGIDEAEAERLGITTYKIGQTFPLDMESFHEWAEGLELIIVVEEKRKLIEVQVKEAIFDDRRGRRVYGWHKGDTWKNGRQVELFPTRYALDPVMIARKLGDIFIEEGRGTDAIKAGIAKIEAAQRADNAPEIATRTPWYCSGCPHNSSTKVPEGERAYAGIGCHYMVQWMGRNTEGFTHMGGEGVNWVGEAPFSTREHMFQNLGDGTYNHSGAQAIRAALAAGTNITYKILFNDAVAMTGGQENEGDLTSQQIAAEIVAMGVKPVVVVYDEKEELDLSTFPAGVEKVERAELMNVQKRLAKTKGVSALIYVQTCAAEKRRRRKRGKFPDPDKRVFINTDVCEGCGDCGVQSNCVSIVPEETELGTKRAIDQSSCNKDFRCLDGFCPSFVTLHGAKVKKAEAQALDLPDLPEPTLPAIDGTHNVVITGVGGTGVVTIGAVLAMAAHIDGKGAGMMEMAGLAQKGGAVHIHLRIANKPEDISAIRVAVGEADCVIGGDLVVSAGAKTLGLMTTGRTGAVINSHEIVTGEFTRNRDFRLPGEQLRLSLKARLKDRVAFADTSELARHMLGDSIYSNMVVLGAAWQQGYVPLTLEAIFRAIELNGAKPEENKRAFNLGRWAMAYPEEAAKAMAAEVVQAPVDPVEFRANHLVDYQNKRLAKRFRKLVDEAPSELREAVAKGYHKLLAYKDEYEVARLHLSTAEKARAEFEGDFEMHFHLAPPILSKEGPDGRPKKREFGPGMERGFRLLAKLKGLRGTPFDPFGYAEERKMERALIKQYEADMAEVLPKVTPDTMEIARELAELPLTIRGFGPVKAQAEQMAAKRREELLAAFRAGGAPQKMAAE, from the coding sequence ATGGGAAGGCAAGAAATATCCCTAGCGGATCGGTTCGACCTAACGAAATCTCCGGTTTTGCTGAACGGGACGCAGGCTTTGGTGCGTCTGGTTCTGGCTCAGGCCGCACGCGACAAGGCGGCGGGGCTGCATACGGCCGGCTATGTGACAGGCTATCGCGGCTCGCCGCTGGGCGCTGTCGATTTGCAGATGGCGCGCGCCAAGACCGTGCTCGAAGAGAGCGACGTTCGCTTCCAGCCGGGCCTGAACGAAGACCTCGCGGCCACCGCGCTGTGGGGCTCGCAGCAGGCGGAATTGCGTGGCGAAGGCAAGTATGACGGCGTTTTCGGCCTCTGGTACGGCAAAGGTCCGGGCGTAGATCGCTCGGGCGACGTGATGCGTCACGCCAATATGGCGGGCACGTCGAAACACGGCGGCGTCCTCATGGCGATGGGCGACGACCATACCGGTGAGTCCTCGACCGTGCTGCATCAGTCCGACTGGGCGATGGTCGATGCCTACATGCCGGTGCTGTCGCCCGCGGGCGTGCAGGAGATCCTCGATTTCGGGCTCTATGGCTATGCATTGAGCCGTTTTGCCGGGGTCTGGGTCGGTCTGAAAACGATGAAGGATACGGTCGAGGCGACTGCAGTCGTCGATGGCGATCCCTTCCGTCAACACTTCGTGATCCCCGAGTTCAAGATGCCCGAAGGCGGGCTGAACATTCGCTTGGGCGACACTCCGGTGGCTCAGGAAGCGCGGATGATCGACTTCAAGCGCTACGCGGCAGAGGCTTTCGCGCGCGCCAACCGCATCGACAACCGCGTCTGGGGCAAGCCCGGCGCGAAGATCGGTCTGGTCGCTGCGGGCAAGAATTGGCTCGACCTGACCCATGCGCTCTCGCTGCTGGGGATCGACGAGGCCGAGGCCGAACGGCTCGGCATTACCACCTACAAGATCGGCCAGACCTTCCCGCTCGACATGGAGAGCTTCCACGAATGGGCCGAGGGGCTGGAGCTGATCATCGTCGTCGAGGAAAAGCGCAAGCTGATCGAGGTGCAGGTCAAGGAAGCGATCTTCGACGACCGTCGTGGCCGTCGCGTCTATGGCTGGCACAAGGGCGACACATGGAAGAACGGCCGCCAGGTGGAGCTGTTCCCGACGCGCTACGCGCTCGACCCGGTGATGATCGCGCGCAAGCTGGGCGATATCTTCATCGAGGAAGGCCGCGGGACCGACGCGATCAAGGCGGGTATCGCCAAGATCGAAGCCGCCCAACGCGCCGACAACGCCCCTGAGATCGCGACCCGTACGCCATGGTATTGCTCGGGCTGCCCGCATAACAGTTCGACCAAGGTGCCCGAGGGCGAGCGCGCCTATGCCGGGATCGGCTGTCACTACATGGTGCAGTGGATGGGCAGGAACACGGAAGGCTTCACCCATATGGGCGGCGAGGGCGTGAACTGGGTCGGCGAGGCCCCGTTCTCGACGCGTGAGCATATGTTCCAGAACCTTGGCGACGGCACCTACAACCACTCGGGCGCGCAGGCGATCCGGGCGGCTTTGGCAGCCGGCACCAACATCACCTACAAGATCCTGTTCAACGATGCGGTCGCGATGACCGGGGGGCAGGAGAACGAGGGCGACCTGACCTCGCAGCAGATCGCGGCGGAAATCGTGGCGATGGGCGTGAAGCCGGTCGTGGTGGTCTATGACGAGAAGGAAGAGCTGGACCTGTCCACCTTCCCCGCTGGCGTCGAGAAGGTCGAACGGGCCGAGCTGATGAACGTGCAGAAGCGGCTGGCGAAGACGAAAGGCGTCTCGGCGCTGATCTATGTTCAGACCTGCGCCGCCGAGAAACGCCGCCGCCGCAAGCGCGGCAAGTTCCCGGATCCGGACAAGCGCGTCTTCATCAACACCGACGTCTGCGAAGGCTGCGGCGATTGCGGGGTTCAGTCGAACTGCGTCTCCATCGTGCCGGAAGAGACCGAACTGGGCACCAAACGCGCGATCGACCAGTCGTCCTGCAACAAGGACTTCCGCTGCCTCGACGGGTTCTGCCCGAGCTTCGTGACGCTGCACGGCGCGAAGGTGAAGAAGGCGGAAGCGCAGGCGCTCGACCTGCCGGACCTGCCGGAGCCCACGCTGCCCGCGATCGACGGCACCCATAACGTGGTGATCACCGGCGTCGGCGGCACGGGCGTCGTGACCATCGGCGCGGTGCTGGCGATGGCCGCCCATATCGACGGCAAGGGCGCAGGCATGATGGAGATGGCCGGTCTCGCCCAGAAGGGCGGGGCGGTGCATATCCACCTGCGCATCGCGAACAAGCCCGAGGATATCTCGGCGATCCGCGTCGCGGTGGGCGAGGCCGATTGCGTGATCGGGGGCGATCTGGTGGTCTCCGCCGGTGCCAAGACGCTGGGGCTCATGACGACGGGCCGCACCGGCGCCGTGATCAACAGCCACGAGATCGTCACCGGCGAGTTCACCCGCAACCGCGACTTCCGCCTGCCGGGCGAACAGCTTCGGCTGAGCCTCAAGGCGCGGCTGAAGGACCGGGTGGCCTTTGCCGACACGTCGGAACTCGCGCGGCATATGCTGGGCGACTCGATCTATTCGAACATGGTCGTGCTGGGGGCTGCCTGGCAGCAAGGCTACGTGCCGCTGACCCTCGAGGCGATCTTCCGGGCGATCGAGTTGAACGGCGCAAAGCCCGAGGAGAACAAGCGCGCCTTCAATCTGGGGCGCTGGGCGATGGCCTATCCGGAGGAGGCTGCGAAGGCGATGGCGGCGGAGGTCGTGCAGGCCCCGGTCGATCCGGTCGAGTTCCGGGCCAACCATCTCGTCGACTACCAGAACAAGCGGCTCGCCAAGCGTTTCCGCAAGCTGGTGGACGAGGCGCCGTCGGAGCTGCGTGAGGCCGTCGCGAAGGGCTATCACAAGCTCCTGGCCTACAAGGACGAATACGAGGTCGCGCGTCTGCATCTGTCGACGGCAGAAAAGGCGCGGGCCGAGTTCGAGGGCGATTTCGAGATGCATTTCCATCTCGCCCCGCCGATCCTGTCCAAGGAAGGCCCGGACGGACGTCCGAAGAAGCGTGAATTCGGCCCCGGCATGGAGCGTGGCTTCCGTCTTCTGGCGAAGCTGAAAGGGCTGCGCGGCACGCCGTTCGATCCTTTCGGCTATGCCGAGGAGCGCAAGATGGAGCGGGCGCTGATCAAGCAATACGAGGCCGACATGGCCGAAGTGCTACCCAAGGTCACGCCAGACACGATGGAGATCGCGCGCGAACTGGCCGAATTGCCGCTGACGATCCGCGGTTTCGGCCCGGTCAAGGCGCAGGCCGAGCAAATGGCGGCGAAGCGGCGCGAGGAACTGCTCGCCGCTTTCCGCGCAGGTGGCGCTCCGCAGAAAATGGCCGCCGAGTGA